Proteins encoded by one window of Rutidosis leptorrhynchoides isolate AG116_Rl617_1_P2 chromosome 7, CSIRO_AGI_Rlap_v1, whole genome shotgun sequence:
- the LOC139857594 gene encoding protein HOTHEAD-like has translation MHQATIAPTVSYYDYIIIGGGTSGCPLAATLSQNASVLLLERGGSPYGNTNITDLAAFGAALSDLSPTSPSQRFVSEDGVVSARARVLGGGSCLNAGFYSRAGPEYVRMAGWDAKLVNESYQWVEKVVAFEPPLKQWQTAVRDGLLEAGIRPYNGFTYDHMYGTKVGGTIFDQDGHRHTAADLLRYANSSGLTVLLHAPVHQILFTRQGNLTTPKAHGVLFADANGLAHRAYLRRGSNNEIIVSSGALGSPQLLMLSGIGPRRQLRAHNITVILNRPMVGLGMSDNPMNAVFIPSPNPVEVSLIQVVGITHNGTYIEAACGENFAAQRTFRVKCLIIEYYVKQIGQLSTLPPKQRTQEAIEKAIEDMKALPQSAFVGGFILEKIMGPISTGHLELTTRNPNDNPSVTFNYFKDPRDLQRCVDGMKIIEKVIESNSFASFRFDNISIVTLLNMTTYSPVNSLPKHANASRSLEQFCKDTVMTIWHFHGGCQVGRVVDRDYKVIGVDSLRVIDGSTFRNSPGTNPQATVMMLGRYMGVRLLHERLANEERK, from the exons ATGCACCAAGCAACAATAGCTCCAACGGTATCATACTATGATTACATCATCATTGGTGGCGGCACCTCCGGCTGTCCGTTAGCAGCCACACTCTCACAAAATGCCTCCGTACTCCTCCTCGAGCGTGGTGGATCGCCGTACGGAAACACCAACATTACAGACTTAGCCGCCTTCGGGGCCGCACTATCCGACCTCTCCCCAACTTCTCCTTCCCAACGCTTTGTCTCCGAGGACGGTGTTGTTAGCGCCCGGGCCCGCGTTCTCGGTGGTGGGAGTTGCTTAAATGCGGGCTTTTATTCTCGCGCGGGCCCAGAATACGTTCGGATGGCGGGTTGGGATGCAAAGTTGGTTAACGAGTCGTATCAGTGGGTGGAGAAAGTGGTGGCGTTTGAGCCGCCGTTAAAGCAATGGCAAACGGCGGTGAGAGATGGGTTGTTAGAAGCCGGGATTCGGCCGTATAATGGGTTTACTTATGATCATATGTATGGTACAAAAGTTGGTGGTACAATTTTTGATCAAGATGGCCATAGACATACCGCGGCTGATTTGCTTCGATATGCAAACTCGAGTGGGCTCACCGTGTTACTACACGCACCCGTTCACCAAATATTGTTCACTAGACAAG GAAATTTAACGACGCCCAAGGCCCATGGGGTACTCTTTGCTGATGCAAATGGGTTGGCCCATCGAGCTTACTTAAGGAGAGGATCCAATAATGAAATTATAGTATCTTCTGGGGCACTTGGAAGCCCACAACTTTTAATGTTAAGCGGGATTGGTCCAAGAAGACAACTTAGGGCCCATAACATAACCGTTATCTTGAACCGGCCCATGGTAGGGCTTGGAATGTCTGATAACCCGATGAATGCGGTGTTCATACCCTCTCCTAACCCCGTTGAGGTTTCGCTCATCCAAGTCGTCGGTATAACTCATAACGGAACCTATATCGAGGCTGCTTGTGGTGAAAATTTTGCTG CCCAAAGAACTTTTAGAGTGAAATGCTTGATAATTGAATATTATGTTAAACAGATTGGACAACTCTCAACATTACCTCCAAAACAAAGGACACAAGAAGCGATAGAAAAGGCAATTGAAGACATGAAAGCACTCCCACAAAGTGCTTTCGTGGGCGGTTTTATCCTTGAGAAGATCATGGGCCCAATTTCAACGGGCCATCTTGAACTTACAACACGTAACCCGAATGACAATCCATCAGTTACATTCAACTACTTCAAAGACCCACGTGACTTACAAAGATGTGTCGATGGGATGAAAATCATCGAAAAAGTGATCGAATCAAATTCATTCGCATCATTCCGATTTGATAACATATCTATTGTTACTCTTCTCAACATGACTACTTACTCACCTGTAAATTCGTTGCCTAAACATGCTAATGCTTCAAGATCTTTAGAACAATTTTGTAAGGACACAGTGATGACTATTTGGCATTTTCATGGTGGATGTCAAGTTGGTAGAGTGGTTGATCGCGATTATAAAGTTATTGGTGTCGATTCTCTTAGGGTCATTGAT